From Fusobacterium sp. DD2:
GTTAGTGTTAAGGAGGCAAGTAGTTGAAAATACTGGTAGTTAGATTTAAGCAGATTGGAGATTCAATTTTAGCAGCACCAATCTGTCATACGTTGAAAAATACATTTCCAGATTCTCAGATAGATTATATTGTATATGACCATATAGCTCCTATCTTTGAAAAAAGTAAGTATATTGACAATGTAATATCTATTACAAAAGAGGAAAGAAAAAATATATTTAAATATATTAAAAAAGTGTGGCAGGTTACTAGAAATAATTATGATATAGTAATTGATATAATGTCTACACCAAAAAGTGAGCTATTTACACTATTTTCAAGAGGAAGCAAGTATAGAATTGGAAGAGCCAAAAAACATAGAGGATATACTTATACTCATAAAATAGAAGAACCTAAAATCAGCAAAAATAAGATTGATAAATTTTTACAGATGCTTAAACCATTAGAAAAAGAGTACGATATTAAATATACAGAAGATTTTTCTATAAATATAACAGATGAAGAAAAAAAGAGCATGAGAGAGAGAATGGTAAAAGCCGGAATAGACTTTAATAAACCTGTTTTTGCTTTTGCTATAAATGCAAGAGTTCCAGGAAAAGTTTATAACATTGATAGAATGCTTGAGATAGTAAAAAATGTAATAAAGGATTTAGATCCACAAATTATCTTTTACTATTCACCTGCTGAAAAAGAGTTTGCAAAGAAAGCTCATGAAAGATTAGGATGGGATAAGCATATCTTCTCTAATATTGATACAAAATCAATAAGAGAACTTGCAATGATTTTTGCAAATTGTGATATGTTTTTTGGAAATGAAGGTGGACCAAGACATATTGCACATAGCTTG
This genomic window contains:
- a CDS encoding glycosyltransferase family 9 protein, with the translated sequence MKILVVRFKQIGDSILAAPICHTLKNTFPDSQIDYIVYDHIAPIFEKSKYIDNVISITKEERKNIFKYIKKVWQVTRNNYDIVIDIMSTPKSELFTLFSRGSKYRIGRAKKHRGYTYTHKIEEPKISKNKIDKFLQMLKPLEKEYDIKYTEDFSINITDEEKKSMRERMVKAGIDFNKPVFAFAINARVPGKVYNIDRMLEIVKNVIKDLDPQIIFYYSPAEKEFAKKAHERLGWDKHIFSNIDTKSIRELAMIFANCDMFFGNEGGPRHIAHSLDIPTFIIYRAGLNIKEWAIKGDKHGGIGPLDINPEADKMTLEEQNDLLKPEIITEKFEEFYKEKVLNK